One part of the Sciurus carolinensis chromosome 4, mSciCar1.2, whole genome shotgun sequence genome encodes these proteins:
- the Etfbkmt gene encoding electron transfer flavoprotein beta subunit lysine methyltransferase yields the protein MAWSLGWKVPRNHWGFLLKTIRSSGFPLLPWDHCPWRRAGSFWDPRMKAFLEENTEVTSSGSLTPEIQLRLLTPRCKFWWERADLWPHSDPYWAIYWPGGQALSRYLLDNPDVVRGRSVLDIGSGCGATAIAAKMSGASRILANDIDPIAGLAITLNCELNKLDPVPILTRNILNLEQDKWELVVLGDMFYDEDLADSLHQWLKNCFWTYGTRVLIGDPGRPQFSGHNIQHQLHKVVEYSLPEPTRQENNGLTTSTVWDFRP from the exons aTGGCTTGGAGCCTAGGTTGGAAAGTTCCCAGGAACCATTGGGGTTTCCTTCTGAAGACTATAAGAAGCAGTGGATTCCCCCTGTTACCCTGGGACCACTGTCCCTGGAGAAGAGCAGGAAGCTTTTGGGACCCTAGAATGAAAGCTTTCCTAGAGGAGAACACTGAAGTCACCAGCAGTGGCAGCCTCACCCCTGAAATCCAGTTGCGGCTTTTGACTCCTAGATGCAAGTTCTGGTGGGAAAGAGCTGACCTGTGGCCCCACAGTGATCCTTATTGGGCAATCTACTGGCCAGGAGGCCAAGCCCTGTCTAG GTATCTTTTGGATAATCCTGATGTTGTCAGAGGAAGATCTGTATTAGATATTGGAAGCGGATGTGGAGCTACAGCTATTGCTGCCAAGATGAGTGGAGCATCTAGAATCTTGGCCAATGACATAGACCCTA TTGCAGGACTAGCTATTACACTGAATTGTGAGTTGAACAAGCTGGATCCTGTTCCCATTTTAACCAGAAACATTTTGAATTTGGAACAAGACAAGTGGGAACTTGTTGTACTTGGAGATATGTTTTATGATGAAGACCTTGCAGACAGTCTTCATCAGTGGTTGAAGAACTGCTTTTGGACCTATGGAACTCGAGTACTGATTGGTGACCCTGGACGGCCCCAGTTCAGTGGACACAACATTCAGCATCAGTTGCACAAAGTGGTAGAATATTCACTTCCAGAGCCTACCAGGCAAGAAAACAATGGACTAACAACAAGCACAGTGTGGGATTTTCGGCCTTGA